Proteins encoded by one window of Desulfovibrio ferrophilus:
- the alr gene encoding alanine racemase: protein MSIGYNHVRARIHVRAIADNFLEMNRRGGNCYGVVKSDAYGHGLAVVAEALAGAGAKTLAVGTVEEAASLANTTFTGRVVALLGAQLPEDYPLAVAHDVICFCGRREQLRRLNEAAVLARRKARVSLKFDTGMRRLGFLPEEASEVLELVQSLPNLEAIMVSSHLATADEPEQEAHVHEQGARFKGVVDVLRAGGLEIEANLCNSAALLAFPEYHFDGQRPGISLYGGNPFYGTSREELGCCLRPTMEVTSRIYQVHDLKAGEGINYGLTYRAERDMRVAIVGVGYADNYSRNLSSKGWMVVGDKRVPVVGRVCMQMTAVDVTDVADARAGDTVWLLGGNSPAAISACELAEWWGTISYEVYCLMGMNPREYLLDRDIQRG from the coding sequence ATGAGTATTGGGTACAATCATGTTCGAGCCAGGATACATGTCCGGGCCATTGCTGATAATTTTTTGGAAATGAACCGTCGTGGCGGCAATTGTTACGGCGTGGTCAAATCCGATGCATATGGGCATGGATTGGCTGTGGTTGCAGAAGCACTTGCCGGGGCAGGGGCCAAAACCCTGGCCGTGGGGACGGTGGAGGAAGCCGCATCTCTGGCGAATACGACCTTTACGGGCCGTGTTGTTGCGCTGCTCGGGGCACAATTGCCGGAAGATTACCCTCTGGCTGTGGCGCATGATGTCATTTGTTTCTGTGGGCGACGTGAACAGCTTCGTAGGCTGAATGAAGCTGCCGTGCTTGCCAGACGCAAGGCCCGGGTCTCTTTGAAATTCGATACGGGAATGCGCCGCCTCGGTTTTTTGCCCGAAGAAGCTTCTGAGGTTTTGGAGCTGGTGCAGAGTCTGCCGAATCTCGAGGCCATAATGGTGTCCTCGCATCTGGCTACGGCGGATGAACCTGAGCAGGAAGCACATGTCCATGAGCAGGGCGCACGGTTCAAGGGCGTCGTGGATGTCTTGCGCGCCGGTGGTCTGGAGATCGAGGCCAACCTGTGCAATTCAGCTGCACTGCTGGCTTTTCCGGAATATCATTTCGATGGGCAGCGCCCGGGTATTTCACTGTATGGTGGCAACCCTTTCTATGGGACAAGCAGGGAAGAGTTGGGTTGCTGTCTGCGCCCGACCATGGAAGTTACCTCGCGTATCTATCAGGTTCATGACCTGAAGGCAGGCGAGGGTATTAACTATGGTCTGACGTATCGTGCCGAACGAGACATGCGGGTGGCCATTGTCGGTGTGGGCTATGCGGATAATTATTCCCGCAATCTGTCCAGCAAGGGCTGGATGGTCGTTGGTGACAAACGGGTGCCAGTGGTCGGTCGTGTCTGTATGCAAATGACCGCTGTTGATGTTACTGATGTAGCGGATGCTCGCGCCGGGGATACCGTCTGGTTGCTGGGTGGGAACTCCCCCGCAGCGATCAGTGCCTGCGAATTGGCCGAGTGGTGGGGGACTATCAGTTACGAAGTCTACTGCCTGATGGGTATGAACCCGCGTGAATACCTTCTTGACAGAGATATTCAAAGGGGCTAA